In Funiculus sociatus GB2-C1, the following are encoded in one genomic region:
- a CDS encoding transposase encodes MFVSVFNVSDFDCINSDVVIACIDAFSPVVDKPTVIVVDQSSIYTSDAILEKQEEWRERNLSIFELPSYSPELSLIEILWQFIKYEWIEIDGYSSWEIFVASVEKILREFGKIYVINFV; translated from the coding sequence ATTTTTGTATCAGTATTCAACGTTTCTGATTTTGATTGTATTAATTCCGATGTGGTTATCGCTTGTATTGATGCTTTTTCCCCAGTAGTGGATAAGCCAACAGTGATTGTTGTCGATCAATCATCTATTTATACCAGTGATGCCATTCTTGAGAAACAGGAAGAATGGCGAGAACGAAATCTTAGTATTTTTGAGTTACCCTCCTACTCTCCCGAATTAAGTTTGATTGAAATTTTGTGGCAGTTTATTAAGTATGAATGGATTGAGATTGATGGTTACTCTAGCTGGGAAATTTTTGTTGCATCTGTTGAAAAGATTTTGAGAGAATTTGGAAAAATCTATGTAATCAATTTTGTCTAG